In Hyphomicrobiales bacterium, the sequence CGAGGCAGACGCCGTGAATCGCGGCGGCGAAGGGTTTCCCGCAGGTCTCGAGCTTGCGGTAGAGCAGCGAGAGCTTGCGGCTCTCGTCGAAGAAGGTCTGGAGCGCGATCGCCTCACCCTTCTCCCTGGCGAGCTTCACATAAAGATCGCGCAGGCCCTGGAGCATGGTGAGGTCGGCGCCGCCGGAGAAGCTCTCCTTGCCGGAGGTGATGACGCAGCCCTTGATGGCCTCGTCGGAAGCGACCTTGTCGACGATCTGGTTGAGCTCTTCCATCACCTCGGGAGTGATGACGTTCATCGAGCGGCCGGGCATGTCCCAGGTCGCGACGGCGATGCCGTCGGCGTCGGTCTCGAAGCGGAAATTGGTGAGGTTCATGGACGGTCCCTCCGGGGGCCTCCGTGCCGGAGGCATTGTCAGATGAGGCGCTTCCCCTCCCCCTTGTGGGGAGGGGAGAGGGGTGGGGGTCACGCCGCTTGGTGAGCAATCGCCAAGCGGAGCTACCCCCATCCCCGGCCCTTCCCCACAAGGGGGAAGGGAGGGAGCTTCACACCCGCTCGATGATGGTGGCGACGCCCATGCCCACGGCGACGCAGAGCGTCACCAGAGCGGTCTGCTTGTCCTGCCGCTCCAGCTCGTCGAGGACGGTGCCCAGCACCATCGCGCCGGTCGCGCCGAGCGGGTGGCCCATCGCGATGGCGCCGCCATTGACGTTCAGGATGGCGTCGTCGATGTCGAGCGCCTGCTGGTAGCGCAGCACCACCGAGGAGAAGGCCTCGTTCAGCTCGAAGAGGTCGATATCCTTCTTCGACATGCCGGCCTTCTTCAGCACGAGCTCGGTGACGTCGACCGGGCCGGTCAGCATCAGCGCGAGGTCGGAGCCGACCGTGGCGAAGGCCTTGATGCGGGCCCGCGGCTTCAGGCCGGCGGCACGACCCGCCTTCTTCGAGCCGACGAGCACGGCGGCCGCGCCGTCGACGATGCCGGACGAGTTGCCGGCGTGATGGACGTGATTGACGAACTCGACATCGGGATGCGCGGCGGTGGCGACCGCATCGAAGCCGCCCATCTCGCCCATCTGGACGAAAGAGGGCTTCAGCGCGGCCAGCGTCTGCATGTCGGTGCCGGGACGGATGGTCTCGTCATGATCGAGGATGACGAGGCCGTTGACGTCCGTGACCGGGATCACCGAGCGCTTGAAGCGCCCTTCCTTCCAGGCCTGGGCGGCGCGCTGGTGCGAGCGGACGGCAAAGGCGTCGACGTCGTCGCGCGAGAAGCCGTACTTGGTGGCGATCAGGTCGGCCGAGATGCCCTGCGGCATGAAATAGGTGTCGATGGCGACGCTGGGATCGACGGCGATGCCGAAGCCGGAAGCACCCATGCCGACACGCGACATCGACTCGACGCCGCCGCCGATCGCCATGTCCTTCTGGCCGGACATGACCTGGGCCGCGGCGAGGTTCACCGCATCGAGGCCCGAGGCGCAGAAGCGGTTGATCTGCACGCCCGGCACTTCCTTGCCGTAGCCGGCCTTGAGCGCGACGGTGCGGGCGATGTCGGCGGCGGCCTCGCCGACCGGGTCGACGCAGCCCATCACCACGTCCTCGACGAGGAGCGGATCGAGACCGTTGCGGTCCTTGATGGCGCGGAGCGCCTGCGTGCCGAGCTCGATCGCCGTGACTTCGTGGAGCGAGCCGTCCGCCTTGCCCTTGCCGCGCGGCGTGCGGACGTGGTCGTAGATGAATGCTTCTGCCATGGGGGTCTCCCCGGCGCCGTCACCCGGCGCGTTCTGGTGCCGGACGTCATGGTCGGGCTTGACCCGACCATCTCGTCATCCGGCGAATTCTGCAAGAGATGCCCGGGCGAGGCCCGGGCAAGACGATCACGCCGGTCAGAACTGCTCGGGCGACAGCGCCATGGTCGTCTCCGCGCCGGCGGTGATCCGCGCCAGATGGGCGCCGGTCTCCGGCAGGGTGCGTTCCATGAAGAAGCGCGCCGTCACCAGCTTAGCGCTCATCCGCTCGTCGGCGCCGGCCTTGAGCTTCTCCTGCGCGACCTTGGCCATCTTCGCCCACATGTAGCCGAGCGAGACGAGGCCGAGCAGGTGCATGAAGTCGCTGGCGCCTGCGCCGGCATTGTCGGGCTTGGCGAGCGCGTTGTTCATGAACCACATCGCCGCCTGCTGGAGGTGGCCCAGCGAGAGCTGGAGCGGCGCGAGCAGGGGCTTCAGCGCCTCGTCCTCCGCGTTCTCCTTCAGGAAAACGCCGACCTCGTTGAAGAAGGCCATGATGCCGCGGCCGCCATCGCGGCCGAGCTTGCGGCCGACGAGATCCATCGCCTGCACGCCGTTGGCGCCCTCGTAGATCATGGCGATGCGGGCATCGCGCACGAACTGCTCGACGCCGGTCTCGGCGATGTAGCCATGGCCGCCGAACATCTGCTGCGCCTTCACGGCGTTGTCGAAGCCGATATCGGTCAGCACGCCCTTGAGCACCGGCGTCATCAGGCCGAGCTGGTCGTCGGCCGCCTGGCGCTCGGCCGCATCGTCGGAGCGGTGGGCGATGTCGGACTTCAGCGCGTTCCAGAGCACGAAGGCGCGGGCGGCCTCGTTGAACGCCTTGATCGACATCAGCGTGCGGCGCACGTCGGGATGGACGATGATCGGATCGGCCGGCTTGGCCGGCTCCTTGGCGCCGGTGAGCGCGCGGCCTTGCAGGCGCTCCTTGGCGTAGGCGACGGCGTTCTGGTAGGCGACCTCGGACTGGGCGAGGCCCTGGATCGCGACGCCGAGGCGAGCCTCGTTCATCATCACGAACATGGCGTTGAGGCCCTTGTTCTCGGCCCCGACCAGCCAGCCCTGCGCACCGTCATAGTTCATGACGCAGGTCGCATTACCGTGGATGCCCATCTTGTGCTCGATCGAGCCGCAAGAGACACCGTTATTGGCGCCGACCGAGCCGTCGCCACCCAACTTGTTCCGCGGCACGACGAAGAGCGAGATGCCCTTCACGCCTGCCGGCGCGCCCTCGATGCGGGCGAGCACGAGGTGGACGATGTTCTCGGTGATGTCCTGCTCGCCGGCAGAGATGAAGATCTTGGTGCCGGAGATGGCATAGGAGCTGTCGCCATTCGGCACGGCCTTGGTCTTGAGCAGGCCGAGATCGGTGCCGCAATGCGGCTCGGTCAGGTTCATCGTGCCCGACCATGTGCCGTCGATCATCTTCGGCAGATAGGTGCGCTTGATCTCGTCGGAGCCGTGGACATAGAGCGCGGCGATCGCGCCCATGGTCAGGCCCGGATACATCGCGAAGGCCATGTTCGCGGCGGAGGCGTATTCGTTCATCACGGCGCCGAGCGTGTAGGGCA encodes:
- a CDS encoding 3-ketoacyl-CoA thiolase: MAEAFIYDHVRTPRGKGKADGSLHEVTAIELGTQALRAIKDRNGLDPLLVEDVVMGCVDPVGEAAADIARTVALKAGYGKEVPGVQINRFCASGLDAVNLAAAQVMSGQKDMAIGGGVESMSRVGMGASGFGIAVDPSVAIDTYFMPQGISADLIATKYGFSRDDVDAFAVRSHQRAAQAWKEGRFKRSVIPVTDVNGLVILDHDETIRPGTDMQTLAALKPSFVQMGEMGGFDAVATAAHPDVEFVNHVHHAGNSSGIVDGAAAVLVGSKKAGRAAGLKPRARIKAFATVGSDLALMLTGPVDVTELVLKKAGMSKKDIDLFELNEAFSSVVLRYQQALDIDDAILNVNGGAIAMGHPLGATGAMVLGTVLDELERQDKQTALVTLCVAVGMGVATIIERV
- the dmdC gene encoding 3-methylmercaptopropionyl-CoA dehydrogenase — protein: MPVYKAPVDDTLFLLNDVFNIERYNNLPGFADASSDVIEAVIGEGAKLCEEVLQPINYSGDQEGCTRHPDGRVTTPKGFKEAYEAYAGGGWIGLAMDPEYGGQGLPYTLGAVMNEYASAANMAFAMYPGLTMGAIAALYVHGSDEIKRTYLPKMIDGTWSGTMNLTEPHCGTDLGLLKTKAVPNGDSSYAISGTKIFISAGEQDITENIVHLVLARIEGAPAGVKGISLFVVPRNKLGGDGSVGANNGVSCGSIEHKMGIHGNATCVMNYDGAQGWLVGAENKGLNAMFVMMNEARLGVAIQGLAQSEVAYQNAVAYAKERLQGRALTGAKEPAKPADPIIVHPDVRRTLMSIKAFNEAARAFVLWNALKSDIAHRSDDAAERQAADDQLGLMTPVLKGVLTDIGFDNAVKAQQMFGGHGYIAETGVEQFVRDARIAMIYEGANGVQAMDLVGRKLGRDGGRGIMAFFNEVGVFLKENAEDEALKPLLAPLQLSLGHLQQAAMWFMNNALAKPDNAGAGASDFMHLLGLVSLGYMWAKMAKVAQEKLKAGADERMSAKLVTARFFMERTLPETGAHLARITAGAETTMALSPEQF